In Capsicum annuum cultivar UCD-10X-F1 chromosome 11, UCD10Xv1.1, whole genome shotgun sequence, one genomic interval encodes:
- the LOC107856732 gene encoding LEAF RUST 10 DISEASE-RESISTANCE LOCUS RECEPTOR-LIKE PROTEIN KINASE-like 1.1 isoform X1, translated as MALASFSFICFLLSLLLILVQAKGRNDSTCLKSFSCGNFTNLSFPFSLSAQPECGILRMSGCDDKPFPKIRLLPGRDWYYALQQHDSSVWLGDQKLKTTLTQHKCQAFNKNFSLPNSPSISFNMININNFIKCSSTQKKNDRFAGYNMYNGCEGFSIYYKLTRDDDKNIEAHNLPTNCSLIKLPIHANDGDLFNRLGPEFLVEWKLSDACSKCHHDGGRCQTDKTNKFYCNIVGTKTPTSRTDHRTETKKMILGTVFGGVGSVIITSLVVYFIWHYKKRKISSPHFLSTRRLSDVFNHDVEGGSIYFGVPVFCYSELEEATNEFSSCRILGDGGYGTVYYGKLKDGREVAVKRLYEHNCKRMQQFVNEIEILTRLRHINLVTLYGCNSRRSRELLLVYEYIPNGTLADHLHGDRAKERSLTWPIRMNIAIETAGALAYLHASDVIHCDVKTNNILLDHNFSVKVADFGISRLFPNDVSHISTTPRGTAGYIDPKYHDCYQLTSKSDVYSFGVVLIELISSMPAVDMNRHSQEINLSNFAINKIINSSFHELIDPSLGFDSDAKIWEMSTSVAELAFLCLKTDRNMRPSMVEVLDTLKEIQTSEFNTEKRAKIVAAPSFPESEETLLLRKAKSLPSPNSLTGKWITSSDIASTK; from the exons ATGGCTTtggcttctttttcttttatttgtttcctTTTATCTCTTCTTCTTATATTAGTTCAGGCAAAGGGAAGAAATGATTCAACTTGTCTAAAGTCCTTTTCATGTGGAAATTTTACTAACCTGAGCTTTCCGTTCTCTCTTTCCGCACAACCTGAGTGCGGAATACTGCGCATGTCTGGTTGTGATGATAAGCCATTTCCGAAAATCCGCCTGCTTCCTGGACGAGATTGGTACTATGCTTTACAGCAGCATGATTCATCAGTTTGGCTTGGGGACCAGAAACTTAAAACAACTTTGACGCAACACAAGTGTCAGGCGTTTAACAAAAATTTCTCCCTTCCAAACTCACCTTCTATCTCTTTCAATATGATTAATATTAACAACTTCATCAAATGCAGCAGTACCCAGAAGAAGAACGATCGCTTTGCTGGATATAATATGTACAATGGCTGTGAAGGCTTTAGCATATACTACAAGCTAACCCGTGATGATGATAAAAACATAGAAGCACACAATCTTCCTACCAACTGTTCACTTATCAAATTACCAATTCACGCAAATGATGGTGATTTGTTCAACAGGTTAGGTCCCGAATTTCTAGTAGAATGGAAACTGTCCGATGCCTGTAGCAAATGTCACCATGATGGAGGTCGATGCCAGACTGATAAAACCAACAAATTTTATTGTAACATTG TAGGTACAAAAACACCTACAAGTCGTACCGATCACAGAACAGAAACAAAAAAGATGATTCTGGGCACAG TCTTTGGTGGAGTAGGATCGGTGATTATAACTTCTTTAGTTGTCTACTTCATCTGGCATTACAAGAAGAGGAAGATTAGTTCACCCCACTTCCTCTCGACAAGGAGATTGTCAGATGTTTTTAATCACGATGTTGAGGGAGGCAGTATATACTTTGGCGTCCCAGTCTTCTGTTATTCAGAACTTGAAGAAGCCACGAATGAGTTCAGTTCCTGTAGAATACTCGGAGATGGAGGCTATGGAACTGTTTACTATG GAAAACTTAAGGATGGACGAGAGGTTGCTGTAAAGCGCCTCTACGAGCACAACTGCAAGCGAATGCAGCAGTTTGTAAATGAGATTGAGATCCTTACCAGGCTAAGGCACATTAATCTTGTCACCCTCTATGGATGCAATTCAAGGCGCAGCCGCGAACTACTCCTAGTCTATGAGTACATTCCTAATGGAACTCTTGCTGATCACCTTCATGGTGACAGAGCGAAGGAGCGATCACTCACTTGGCCAATCCGCATGAACATTGCCATAGAAACTGCTGGTGCATTGGCTTACTTGCATGCTTCTGACGTAATACACTGCGATGTGAAGACTAATAACATACTCCTTGATCACAACTTTAGTGTTAAAGTTGCAGATTTTGGGATTTCAAGGCTCTTCCCAAATGATGTCTCTCATATTTCAACTACACCCCGGGGTACTGCTGGCTATATCGATCCAAAGTACCACGACTGTTACCAGCTGACTAGTAAAAGTGACGTCTATAGCTTCGGGGTGGTCCTTATTGAGCTCATTTCATCAATGCCAGCTGTGGATATGAATAGGCATAGCCAAGAGATTAATTTGTCTAACTTTGCAATAAACAAGATCATAAATTCTTCATTTCACGAGTTGATCGATCCATCCCTGGGGTTCGATTCAGATGCCAAGATTTGGGAAATGTCTACTTCAGTGGCAGAGCTGGCTTTTCTGTGCTTGAAGACAGATAGGAACATGAGGCCTAGTATGGTTGAAGTTCTGGATACTCTAAAGGAAATTCAGACGAGTGAATTTAACACTGAGAAGAGAGCTAAAATAGTTGCCGCACCTTCTTTCCCTGAATCAGAAGAGACGTTATTGCTGAGAAAAGCTAAATCACTACCTTCACCAAATTCTCTGACTGGTAAATGGATTACTTCCTCCGATATAGCTAGTACGAAATAG
- the LOC107856732 gene encoding LEAF RUST 10 DISEASE-RESISTANCE LOCUS RECEPTOR-LIKE PROTEIN KINASE-like 1.1 isoform X2: MALASFSFICFLLSLLLILVQAKGRNDSTCLKSFSCGNFTNLSFPFSLSAQPECGILRMSGCDDKPFPKIRLLPGRDWYYALQQHDSSVWLGDQKLKTTLTQHKCQAFNKNFSLPNSPSISFNMININNFIKCSSTQKKNDRFAGYNMYNGCEGFSIYYKLTRDDDKNIEAHNLPTNCSLIKLPIHANDGDLFNRLGPEFLVEWKLSDACSKCHHDGGRCQTDKTNKFYCNIGTKTPTSRTDHRTETKKMILGTVFGGVGSVIITSLVVYFIWHYKKRKISSPHFLSTRRLSDVFNHDVEGGSIYFGVPVFCYSELEEATNEFSSCRILGDGGYGTVYYGKLKDGREVAVKRLYEHNCKRMQQFVNEIEILTRLRHINLVTLYGCNSRRSRELLLVYEYIPNGTLADHLHGDRAKERSLTWPIRMNIAIETAGALAYLHASDVIHCDVKTNNILLDHNFSVKVADFGISRLFPNDVSHISTTPRGTAGYIDPKYHDCYQLTSKSDVYSFGVVLIELISSMPAVDMNRHSQEINLSNFAINKIINSSFHELIDPSLGFDSDAKIWEMSTSVAELAFLCLKTDRNMRPSMVEVLDTLKEIQTSEFNTEKRAKIVAAPSFPESEETLLLRKAKSLPSPNSLTGKWITSSDIASTK, encoded by the exons ATGGCTTtggcttctttttcttttatttgtttcctTTTATCTCTTCTTCTTATATTAGTTCAGGCAAAGGGAAGAAATGATTCAACTTGTCTAAAGTCCTTTTCATGTGGAAATTTTACTAACCTGAGCTTTCCGTTCTCTCTTTCCGCACAACCTGAGTGCGGAATACTGCGCATGTCTGGTTGTGATGATAAGCCATTTCCGAAAATCCGCCTGCTTCCTGGACGAGATTGGTACTATGCTTTACAGCAGCATGATTCATCAGTTTGGCTTGGGGACCAGAAACTTAAAACAACTTTGACGCAACACAAGTGTCAGGCGTTTAACAAAAATTTCTCCCTTCCAAACTCACCTTCTATCTCTTTCAATATGATTAATATTAACAACTTCATCAAATGCAGCAGTACCCAGAAGAAGAACGATCGCTTTGCTGGATATAATATGTACAATGGCTGTGAAGGCTTTAGCATATACTACAAGCTAACCCGTGATGATGATAAAAACATAGAAGCACACAATCTTCCTACCAACTGTTCACTTATCAAATTACCAATTCACGCAAATGATGGTGATTTGTTCAACAGGTTAGGTCCCGAATTTCTAGTAGAATGGAAACTGTCCGATGCCTGTAGCAAATGTCACCATGATGGAGGTCGATGCCAGACTGATAAAACCAACAAATTTTATTGTAACATTG GTACAAAAACACCTACAAGTCGTACCGATCACAGAACAGAAACAAAAAAGATGATTCTGGGCACAG TCTTTGGTGGAGTAGGATCGGTGATTATAACTTCTTTAGTTGTCTACTTCATCTGGCATTACAAGAAGAGGAAGATTAGTTCACCCCACTTCCTCTCGACAAGGAGATTGTCAGATGTTTTTAATCACGATGTTGAGGGAGGCAGTATATACTTTGGCGTCCCAGTCTTCTGTTATTCAGAACTTGAAGAAGCCACGAATGAGTTCAGTTCCTGTAGAATACTCGGAGATGGAGGCTATGGAACTGTTTACTATG GAAAACTTAAGGATGGACGAGAGGTTGCTGTAAAGCGCCTCTACGAGCACAACTGCAAGCGAATGCAGCAGTTTGTAAATGAGATTGAGATCCTTACCAGGCTAAGGCACATTAATCTTGTCACCCTCTATGGATGCAATTCAAGGCGCAGCCGCGAACTACTCCTAGTCTATGAGTACATTCCTAATGGAACTCTTGCTGATCACCTTCATGGTGACAGAGCGAAGGAGCGATCACTCACTTGGCCAATCCGCATGAACATTGCCATAGAAACTGCTGGTGCATTGGCTTACTTGCATGCTTCTGACGTAATACACTGCGATGTGAAGACTAATAACATACTCCTTGATCACAACTTTAGTGTTAAAGTTGCAGATTTTGGGATTTCAAGGCTCTTCCCAAATGATGTCTCTCATATTTCAACTACACCCCGGGGTACTGCTGGCTATATCGATCCAAAGTACCACGACTGTTACCAGCTGACTAGTAAAAGTGACGTCTATAGCTTCGGGGTGGTCCTTATTGAGCTCATTTCATCAATGCCAGCTGTGGATATGAATAGGCATAGCCAAGAGATTAATTTGTCTAACTTTGCAATAAACAAGATCATAAATTCTTCATTTCACGAGTTGATCGATCCATCCCTGGGGTTCGATTCAGATGCCAAGATTTGGGAAATGTCTACTTCAGTGGCAGAGCTGGCTTTTCTGTGCTTGAAGACAGATAGGAACATGAGGCCTAGTATGGTTGAAGTTCTGGATACTCTAAAGGAAATTCAGACGAGTGAATTTAACACTGAGAAGAGAGCTAAAATAGTTGCCGCACCTTCTTTCCCTGAATCAGAAGAGACGTTATTGCTGAGAAAAGCTAAATCACTACCTTCACCAAATTCTCTGACTGGTAAATGGATTACTTCCTCCGATATAGCTAGTACGAAATAG
- the LOC107856733 gene encoding LEAF RUST 10 DISEASE-RESISTANCE LOCUS RECEPTOR-LIKE PROTEIN KINASE-like 1.1, with protein sequence MALASSFVCFLLSLILILVQTKGGNDSTCPKLFSCGNLTDLSFPFALSTQPDCGIMPVSGCDAKPYPRIELLPGGDWYYALGKEYSYTVKLMDPLLQTTFRRHTCKAFNKNISLPDSPSISFRLLPVNIHNFFKCNITSTNNPTITQKMTDHFSGYESYDGCDGFTIYYKFDGVDDKDILAGNLTANCSLIGLPCYPRRVYDNNLVNLLSPEFYVVWKLSDTCYECHYGGGQCQTDKNDNFHCYKDGTRSKLGRTLGAVFGGVLVMITCLAVYFIWRYKKRKFSPSRFFSDIFKHDVEGSNIYFGVPVFSYSELEEATSDFNSSRVLGDGGFGTVYYGKLKDGREVAVKRLYEHNCKRMQQFVNEIEILTRLRHINLVTLYGGTSRRSRELLLVYEYIPNGTLADHLHGDSAKDLSLTWSIRMNIAIETAGALAYLHASDVIHCDVKTDNILLDHNFSVKVADFGISQLFPNDVSHISTAPRGTPGYIDPKYHECYQLTCKSDVYSFGVVLVELISSMPAVDMNRHIQEINLANFAVNKIVKRAFNELIDPSLVFDSDNMIWDMTTSVAELAFLCLQTD encoded by the exons ATGgctttggcttcttcttttgtttGCTTTCTTCTATCACTTATTCTGATCTTAGTTCAGACAAAGGGCGGAAATGATTCAACTTGTCCGAAGTTGTTTTCATGTGGAAATCTTACTGACCTGAGCTTTCCTTTCGCTCTTTCTACACAACCTGACTGCGGAATTATGCCCGTGTCTGGTTGTGATGCTAAACCATATCCAAGAATCGAACTACTTCCCGGAGGAGATTGGTACTATGCTCTAGGCAAGGAGTATAGTTATACAGTTAAGCTCATGGACCCCCTGCTTCAAACCACGTTTAGGCGACACACGTGTAAAGCTTTTAACAAAAATATCTCCCTTCCAGACTCTCCTTCTATTTCTTTCAGACTCCTCCCCGTGAATATTCACAACTTCTTCAAATGCAACATCACTAGTACTAACAACCCAACTATTACTCAGAAGATGACAGATCATTTTTCTGGTTATGAGTCGTACGATGGCTGTGATGGATTCACCATATACTACAAATTTGATGGAGTTGATGATAAAGACATTCTAGCGGGCAATCTTACTGCCAATTGTTCGCTTATCGGATTGCCATGCTACCCAAGAAGAGTATATGATAATAATTTGGTCAACTTGTTAAGTCCTGAATTTTATGTAGTATGGAAACTGTCTGATACCTGTTACGAATGTCACTATGGTGGAGGTCAATGCCAGACTGATAAGAACGACAATTTTCATTGTTACAAAG ATGGGACTAGAAGCAAGTTGGGACGGACTCTTGGAGCAG TTTTTGGTGGGGTATTAGTTATGATAACTTGTTTAGCCGTCTACTTTATCTGGCGTTACAAGAAGAGGAAATTTAGTCCATCTCGCTTCTTCTCAGACATTTTTAAACATGATGTTGAGGGAAGCAACATATATTTTGGTGTGCCAGTCTTCTCTTATTCAGAACTTGAAGAAGCCACGAGTGATTTTAATTCCTCGAGAGTCCTTGGAGATGGAGGCTTCGGAACTGTTTACTATG GAAAACTTAAGGATGGACGAGAGGTTGCTGTAAAGCGCCTCTACGAGCACAACTGCAAGCGAATGCAGCAGTTTGTAAATGAGATTGAGATCCTTACCAGGCTAAGGCACATTAATCTTGTCACCCTATATGGAGGCACTTCAAGGCGCAGCCGCGAACTACTCCTAGTCTATGAGTACATTCCTAATGGAACTCTAGCTGATCACCTTCATGGCGACAGCGCGAAGGACTTATCACTCACTTGGTCAATCCGCATGAACATTGCCATAGAAACTGCTGGTGCATTGGCTTACCTGCATGCTTCTGACGTAATACACTGCGATGTCAAGACAGACAACATACTCCTTGATCACAACTTTAGCGTTAAAGTTGCAGATTTTGGAATATCACAGCTCTTCCCAAACGATGTCTCTCATATTTCAACTGCACCCCGGGGTACCCCTGGCTATATCGATCCAAAGTATCACGAATGCTACCAGCTGACTTGTAAAAGTGATGTCTATAGCTTCGGGGTGGTCCTTGTCGAGCTCATTTCATCAATGCCAGCTGTGGATATGAACAGGCATATACAAGAGATTAATTTGGCTAACTTTGCAGTAAACAAGATTGTGAAACGTGCATTCAACGAGTTGATTGATCCATCTCTGGTGTTCGATTCAGATAACATGATCTGGGATATGACAACTTCAGTGGCAGAGCTGGCTTTTCTATGCTTACAGACAGATTGA